GTGGGTAGGGAGTTTATGGTATTAAGATGAACCACTTGGCATTGCAGTTTTTGTAGATCAGATATAATCAAGTTTCAGCAGCTGTGCAAGTCTACCTAAAAACGCAGGTGTTTTTGTGTAGCGCCTGACACCCTGTAATTGTGCTAAAAGgggaaggaagaacagaggggAGCTAAGGCACTGGCTGGGGTCTTAGCAAGTTGCAAACATTGTAAGCAGTTCCGTGAGTGAGAGATGGGGCTGGAAAGCAAGCAGAGACCAGATGCTCCAAGTGTAAATTCCCTCCTGAAGGCCTCGCAGAGCAGCTGGGGATTGAGGTCAGAGTGGTGCCTCGATCGGGCGTCCATTGAGTAAGAAGGTGGTAGaggtgagggcagggcagggcaaggCGGTGACCCTGGCCCGGGTCCCCGTCGGGGTTGTGGTTCTGATGGAATGAGGGCCTCtccttccttttgtccttttcacTATTCCGTCCCAGCCCAACCCCTGAATGTTCCCTCCTGCCCTTCACGCCCTGTGCTTGATCCTCCCCAGGTGACAGCTCCCCAAGAGAGCCGGTGCGTGTGCTAGGCCTGCTGCATGAAGAGCTTCATGGCCCAGGCCCCTTGGGAGCCTTGAGCAGCCTCGCTCAGACCGAGGTGACCCTGAGTGGTACCATGGGCCAGGCCTCGGCCCACATCCTCTATCGGAGGCCCCAGCAACGCCCAGCCCGCCAGGTCAGGAGAAACTGAAAGCTCGGGAGGCCTGGAGGTTGGGGTCACACAAAGAGGAAGAACAGTAAAGAGCTGAGACAGTGGAGCACTCTCCCGGGCTCTCGGCAATTCCCTCCATCTCCCCAGGCCCCTGCGAGGCAGATTGTTTTTTTTATCCCCATGTATAGCCTGGAAAGCCCAGATCCTATGAGCTTATTAACCAATGAAAGACACTGCCTTCCGGGCAACggaaaaggagaaaaggccaGGAGTGGTTCCTGGAGGGGTGAGAAACCAGTCCCTGGGAGGTTTGAGGGGCTGAAAGGCAGAGAGCGGGGCCCAGAGCAGCCTTTACACGGGTGGCTGGGAGCAGGGGCTGCAGGTCTCGGTTCTCTCCAATTTGTTTAGTAAGATGGAAAAAGCCTTTTTAAtactcttctttcttcccccagACTCAGTGGTTCGCCATCCTTCCTGACTTCAGCCTGGATCTCCAAGGGGGGCCGCCGCCCGAGTCCCAGCCCCACCCGGATCCTCACACTCCCCCGGTATCTGAAGAACCAGGCCAGCacaggggctggaggtgggggtctgGAAAAAGGAGAGGAGGCTAAAAACTgcagaggttgggggtggggtcagggatccaCAGGGCAGAGCGGCAGCATCACTCGTACCTGCAGGCGGACCCCACGACTCATTTGACCTTCAACCTTCACCTgtccaagaaagagagagaagccaaAGACAGCCTGACCCTGCCCTTCCACTTCAGCTCGGAAAAGTAAGGTTGGGGCTTCGGAGCCCAGGTTCCCGAGTTAAGCCCAGCATCTGGGCCTGAGAGGTGGGGTGACAGCGGGTTGTTGATTAACCTATGACTTTATAGGGGCCGAAGTCCACCTCTAGTGGTTCTCCACCCGTCTAAATCCCTGCAATGGCAAAGGGCCTTAACGTCTCTTCTCGGTTAGAGTCTTGGGTCCCAGCTCCACCACCCGGTCCCCAGAATAACCTGGCCTGGGTTGAGCCAGACCACACCAGACCTTGGGGAAGCAGCTCTATCTCCGACACCATTGACGGGAAGCTAAATGCATTGGCAGAGGCAGGTTATTAAGAGCTTAGTGAGGCCTGTTGTGTGCCCAGTGTGTGGGCGGGTGAAGCAAGACAGCAGGATCCTTGCCCTGGAGCTGCTAAAAACTTGGAAGAGTATCCTTGCACCAAGTGGTGCTTCAGTGCTGAGAGGCCAGACAAAGGGACTTGGACCAAAGAGGGAGTCCAGGCACGGGGAAAGAGGGTATCCGGACATGACTCTCACTGCCACCCTTGTTTTTGCTCAGGCAGCAGGCTCTGCTGTGCCCAGGGCCAGCCCAGGCTACCAGCCGCATCTTCTATGAGCCGGATGCTTACGACGACCTGGACCAAGAAGACCCAGATGACGACCTAGATGTTTGAGTGGCCGGGAGAGCTGACTGGACtctaatgggggggggggccttgggCCCATAACCACCCTTCC
The Phacochoerus africanus isolate WHEZ1 chromosome 14, ROS_Pafr_v1, whole genome shotgun sequence DNA segment above includes these coding regions:
- the ELP5 gene encoding elongator complex protein 5, whose amino-acid sequence is MLESLLAFGGLVLLRDSVEWEGRSLLKALTKKSALRGEQVHILGCEVSEEEFREGFDSDVNRRLVYHDLFRDPLNWSKTGDAPPGGPLEALRALCRRTVPGPVTIAVDSLSWLLLRFPCIAVCQSLHALSQQDSGRGDSSPREPVRVLGLLHEELHGPGPLGALSSLAQTEVTLSGTMGQASAHILYRRPQQRPARQTQWFAILPDFSLDLQGGPPPESQPHPDPHTPPADPTTHLTFNLHLSKKEREAKDSLTLPFHFSSEKQQALLCPGPAQATSRIFYEPDAYDDLDQEDPDDDLDV